In Chlorocebus sabaeus isolate Y175 chromosome 11, mChlSab1.0.hap1, whole genome shotgun sequence, one DNA window encodes the following:
- the P2RX2 gene encoding P2X purinoceptor 2 isoform X1 encodes MAAAQPKSPAGATARRLVRGCWSALWDYETPKVIVVRNRRLGVLYRAVQLLILLYFVWYVFIVQKSYQESETGPESSIITKVKGITTSEHKVWDVEEYVKPPEGGSVFSIITRVEATHSQTQGTCPESIRVHNATCLSDADCVTGEPDMLGNGLRTGRCVPYYQGPSKTCEVFGWCPVEDGASVSQFLGTMAPNFTILIKNSIHYPKFHFSKGNIADRTDGYLKRCTFHEASDLYCPIFKLGFIVEKAGESFAELAYKGGVIGVIINWDCDLDLPASECNPKYSFRRLDPKHVPASSGYNFRFAKYYQINGTTTRTLIKAYGIRIDVIVHGQAGKFSLIPTIINLATALTSVGVVRNPLWGLSGYGVSTGPLHTGLCWPQGSFLCDWILLTFMNKNKVYSHKKFDKVCTPSRPSGSWPVTLARVLGQAPPQPGHCSEDQHPSPPSGQEGQQGAECGPAFPPLRLCPTSAPSEQITPASEPAPQASTPTDPKGLAQL; translated from the exons ATGGCCGCCGCCCAGCCCAAGTCCCCCGCGGGGGCGACCGCCCGGCGCCTGGTCCGGGGCTGCTGGTCCGCCCTCTGGGACTACGAGACGCCCAAGGTGATCGTGGTGAGGAACCGGCGCCTGGGCGTCCTGTACCGCGCCGTGCAGCTGCTCATCCTGCTCTACTTCGTGTG GTACGTCTTCATCGTGCAGAAAAGCTACCAGGAGAGCGAGACGGGCCCGGAGAGCTCCATCATCACCAAGGTCAAGGGGATCACCACGTCCGAGCACAAAGTGTGGGACGTGGAGGAGTATGTGAAGCCCCCGGAG GGGGGCAGCGTGTTCAGCATCATCACCAGGGTCGAGGCCACCCACTCCCAGACCCAGGGCACCTGCCCCGAG AGCATAAGGGTCCACAATGCCACCTGCCTCTCCGACGCCGACTGTGTGACTGGGGAGCCGGACATGCTGGGAAACG GCCTGCGGACCGGGCGCTGTGTGCCCTATTACCAGGGGCCCTCCAAGACCTGCGAGGTGTTCGGCTGGTGCCCGGTGGAAGATGGGGCCTCCGTCAG CCAATTTCTGGGTACCATGGCCCCAAATTTCACCATCCTCATCAAGAACAGCATCCACTACCCCAAATTCCACTTCTCCAA gGGCAACATCGCGGACCGCACAGATGGGTACCTGAAGCGCTGCACGTTCCACGAGGCCTCCGACCTCTACTGCCCCATCTTCAAGCTGGGCTTTATTGTGGAAAAGGCTGGGGAGAGCTTCGCGGAGCTCGCATACAAG GGTGGTGTCATCGGGGTCATTATCAACTGGGACTGTGACCTGGACCTGCCCGCGTCGGAGTGTAACCCCAAATACTCCTTCCGGAGGCTTGACCCCAAGCACGTGCCTGCCTCGTCAGGCTACAACTTCAG GTTTGCCAAGTACTACCAGATCAATGGTACCACCACCCGCACGCTCATCAAGGCCTACGGGATCCGCATTGACGTCATTGTGCATGGACAG GCCGGGAAATTCAGCCTGATTCCCACCATTATTAATCTGGCCACAGCTCTAACTTCCGTCGGGGTGGTAAGAAACCCTCTGTGGGGTCTCAGCGGGTACGGGGTGTCCACCGGGCCCTTACACACCGGTCTCTGCTGGCCCCAGGGCTCCTTCCTGTGCGACTGGATCTTGCTAACATTCATGAACAAAAACAAGGTCTACAGCCATAAGAAATTTGACAAGGTGTGTACGCCGAGCCGCCCCTCAGGTAGCTGGCCTGTGACCCTTGCCCGTGTTTTGGGCCAGGCCCCACCCCAACCCGGCCACTGCTCCGAGGACCAGCACCCCAGCCCTCCATCAGGCCAGGAGGGCCAACAAGGGGCAGAGTGTGGCCCAGCCTTCCCACCCCTGCGGCTTTGCCCCACCTCTGCCCCATCTGAGCAGATCACTCCTGCCTCCGAGCCTGCCCCACAAGCCTCCACACCCACAGACCCCAAAGGTTTGGCCCAACTCTGA
- the P2RX2 gene encoding P2X purinoceptor 2 isoform X5, whose amino-acid sequence MAAAQPKSPAGATARRLVRGCWSALWDYETPKVIVVRNRRLGVLYRAVQLLILLYFVWYVFIVQKSYQESETGPESSIITKVKGITTSEHKVWDVEEYVKPPESIRVHNATCLSDADCVTGEPDMLGNGALQDLRGVRLVPGGRWGLRQPISGYHGPKFHHPHQEQHPLPQIPLLQGQHRGPHRWVPEALHVPRGLRPLLPHLQAGLYCGKGWGELRGARIQGRGGVIGVIINWDCDLDLPASECNPKYSFRRLDPKHVPASSGYNFRFAKYYQINGTTTRTLIKAYGIRIDVIVHGQAGKFSLIPTIINLATALTSVGVGSFLCDWILLTFMNKNKVYSHKKFDKQITPASEPAPQASTPTDPKGLAQL is encoded by the exons ATGGCCGCCGCCCAGCCCAAGTCCCCCGCGGGGGCGACCGCCCGGCGCCTGGTCCGGGGCTGCTGGTCCGCCCTCTGGGACTACGAGACGCCCAAGGTGATCGTGGTGAGGAACCGGCGCCTGGGCGTCCTGTACCGCGCCGTGCAGCTGCTCATCCTGCTCTACTTCGTGTG GTACGTCTTCATCGTGCAGAAAAGCTACCAGGAGAGCGAGACGGGCCCGGAGAGCTCCATCATCACCAAGGTCAAGGGGATCACCACGTCCGAGCACAAAGTGTGGGACGTGGAGGAGTATGTGAAGCCCCCGGAG AGCATAAGGGTCCACAATGCCACCTGCCTCTCCGACGCCGACTGTGTGACTGGGGAGCCGGACATGCTGGGAAACG GGGCCCTCCAAGACCTGCGAGGTGTTCGGCTGGTGCCCGGTGGAAGATGGGGCCTCCGTCAG CCAATTTCTGGGTACCATGGCCCCAAATTTCACCATCCTCATCAAGAACAGCATCCACTACCCCAAATTCCACTTCTCCAA gGGCAACATCGCGGACCGCACAGATGGGTACCTGAAGCGCTGCACGTTCCACGAGGCCTCCGACCTCTACTGCCCCATCTTCAAGCTGGGCTTTATTGTGGAAAAGGCTGGGGAGAGCTTCGCGGAGCTCGCATACAAGGCAGG GGTGGTGTCATCGGGGTCATTATCAACTGGGACTGTGACCTGGACCTGCCCGCGTCGGAGTGTAACCCCAAATACTCCTTCCGGAGGCTTGACCCCAAGCACGTGCCTGCCTCGTCAGGCTACAACTTCAG GTTTGCCAAGTACTACCAGATCAATGGTACCACCACCCGCACGCTCATCAAGGCCTACGGGATCCGCATTGACGTCATTGTGCATGGACAG GCCGGGAAATTCAGCCTGATTCCCACCATTATTAATCTGGCCACAGCTCTAACTTCCGTCGGGGTG GGCTCCTTCCTGTGCGACTGGATCTTGCTAACATTCATGAACAAAAACAAGGTCTACAGCCATAAGAAATTTGACAAG CAGATCACTCCTGCCTCCGAGCCTGCCCCACAAGCCTCCACACCCACAGACCCCAAAGGTTTGGCCCAACTCTGA
- the P2RX2 gene encoding P2X purinoceptor 2 isoform X2 — MAAAQPKSPAGATARRLVRGCWSALWDYETPKVIVVRNRRLGVLYRAVQLLILLYFVWYVFIVQKSYQESETGPESSIITKVKGITTSEHKVWDVEEYVKPPEGGSVFSIITRVEATHSQTQGTCPESIRVHNATCLSDADCVTGEPDMLGNGLRTGRCVPYYQGPSKTCEVFGWCPVEDGASVSQFLGTMAPNFTILIKNSIHYPKFHFSKGNIADRTDGYLKRCTFHEASDLYCPIFKLGFIVEKAGESFAELAYKGGVIGVIINWDCDLDLPASECNPKYSFRRLDPKHVPASSGYNFRFAKYYQINGTTTRTLIKAYGIRIDVIVHGQAGKFSLIPTIINLATALTSVGVGSFLCDWILLTFMNKNKVYSHKKFDKVCTPSRPSGSWPVTLARVLGQAPPQPGHCSEDQHPSPPSGQEGQQGAECGPAFPPLRLCPTSAPSEQITPASEPAPQASTPTDPKGLAQL; from the exons ATGGCCGCCGCCCAGCCCAAGTCCCCCGCGGGGGCGACCGCCCGGCGCCTGGTCCGGGGCTGCTGGTCCGCCCTCTGGGACTACGAGACGCCCAAGGTGATCGTGGTGAGGAACCGGCGCCTGGGCGTCCTGTACCGCGCCGTGCAGCTGCTCATCCTGCTCTACTTCGTGTG GTACGTCTTCATCGTGCAGAAAAGCTACCAGGAGAGCGAGACGGGCCCGGAGAGCTCCATCATCACCAAGGTCAAGGGGATCACCACGTCCGAGCACAAAGTGTGGGACGTGGAGGAGTATGTGAAGCCCCCGGAG GGGGGCAGCGTGTTCAGCATCATCACCAGGGTCGAGGCCACCCACTCCCAGACCCAGGGCACCTGCCCCGAG AGCATAAGGGTCCACAATGCCACCTGCCTCTCCGACGCCGACTGTGTGACTGGGGAGCCGGACATGCTGGGAAACG GCCTGCGGACCGGGCGCTGTGTGCCCTATTACCAGGGGCCCTCCAAGACCTGCGAGGTGTTCGGCTGGTGCCCGGTGGAAGATGGGGCCTCCGTCAG CCAATTTCTGGGTACCATGGCCCCAAATTTCACCATCCTCATCAAGAACAGCATCCACTACCCCAAATTCCACTTCTCCAA gGGCAACATCGCGGACCGCACAGATGGGTACCTGAAGCGCTGCACGTTCCACGAGGCCTCCGACCTCTACTGCCCCATCTTCAAGCTGGGCTTTATTGTGGAAAAGGCTGGGGAGAGCTTCGCGGAGCTCGCATACAAG GGTGGTGTCATCGGGGTCATTATCAACTGGGACTGTGACCTGGACCTGCCCGCGTCGGAGTGTAACCCCAAATACTCCTTCCGGAGGCTTGACCCCAAGCACGTGCCTGCCTCGTCAGGCTACAACTTCAG GTTTGCCAAGTACTACCAGATCAATGGTACCACCACCCGCACGCTCATCAAGGCCTACGGGATCCGCATTGACGTCATTGTGCATGGACAG GCCGGGAAATTCAGCCTGATTCCCACCATTATTAATCTGGCCACAGCTCTAACTTCCGTCGGGGTG GGCTCCTTCCTGTGCGACTGGATCTTGCTAACATTCATGAACAAAAACAAGGTCTACAGCCATAAGAAATTTGACAAGGTGTGTACGCCGAGCCGCCCCTCAGGTAGCTGGCCTGTGACCCTTGCCCGTGTTTTGGGCCAGGCCCCACCCCAACCCGGCCACTGCTCCGAGGACCAGCACCCCAGCCCTCCATCAGGCCAGGAGGGCCAACAAGGGGCAGAGTGTGGCCCAGCCTTCCCACCCCTGCGGCTTTGCCCCACCTCTGCCCCATCTGAGCAGATCACTCCTGCCTCCGAGCCTGCCCCACAAGCCTCCACACCCACAGACCCCAAAGGTTTGGCCCAACTCTGA
- the P2RX2 gene encoding P2X purinoceptor 2 isoform X3: MAAAQPKSPAGATARRLVRGCWSALWDYETPKVIVVRNRRLGVLYRAVQLLILLYFVWYVFIVQKSYQESETGPESSIITKVKGITTSEHKVWDVEEYVKPPESIRVHNATCLSDADCVTGEPDMLGNGLRTGRCVPYYQGPSKTCEVFGWCPVEDGASVSQFLGTMAPNFTILIKNSIHYPKFHFSKGNIADRTDGYLKRCTFHEASDLYCPIFKLGFIVEKAGESFAELAYKGGVIGVIINWDCDLDLPASECNPKYSFRRLDPKHVPASSGYNFRFAKYYQINGTTTRTLIKAYGIRIDVIVHGQAGKFSLIPTIINLATALTSVGVGSFLCDWILLTFMNKNKVYSHKKFDKVCTPSRPSGSWPVTLARVLGQAPPQPGHCSEDQHPSPPSGQEGQQGAECGPAFPPLRLCPTSAPSEQITPASEPAPQASTPTDPKGLAQL; the protein is encoded by the exons ATGGCCGCCGCCCAGCCCAAGTCCCCCGCGGGGGCGACCGCCCGGCGCCTGGTCCGGGGCTGCTGGTCCGCCCTCTGGGACTACGAGACGCCCAAGGTGATCGTGGTGAGGAACCGGCGCCTGGGCGTCCTGTACCGCGCCGTGCAGCTGCTCATCCTGCTCTACTTCGTGTG GTACGTCTTCATCGTGCAGAAAAGCTACCAGGAGAGCGAGACGGGCCCGGAGAGCTCCATCATCACCAAGGTCAAGGGGATCACCACGTCCGAGCACAAAGTGTGGGACGTGGAGGAGTATGTGAAGCCCCCGGAG AGCATAAGGGTCCACAATGCCACCTGCCTCTCCGACGCCGACTGTGTGACTGGGGAGCCGGACATGCTGGGAAACG GCCTGCGGACCGGGCGCTGTGTGCCCTATTACCAGGGGCCCTCCAAGACCTGCGAGGTGTTCGGCTGGTGCCCGGTGGAAGATGGGGCCTCCGTCAG CCAATTTCTGGGTACCATGGCCCCAAATTTCACCATCCTCATCAAGAACAGCATCCACTACCCCAAATTCCACTTCTCCAA gGGCAACATCGCGGACCGCACAGATGGGTACCTGAAGCGCTGCACGTTCCACGAGGCCTCCGACCTCTACTGCCCCATCTTCAAGCTGGGCTTTATTGTGGAAAAGGCTGGGGAGAGCTTCGCGGAGCTCGCATACAAG GGTGGTGTCATCGGGGTCATTATCAACTGGGACTGTGACCTGGACCTGCCCGCGTCGGAGTGTAACCCCAAATACTCCTTCCGGAGGCTTGACCCCAAGCACGTGCCTGCCTCGTCAGGCTACAACTTCAG GTTTGCCAAGTACTACCAGATCAATGGTACCACCACCCGCACGCTCATCAAGGCCTACGGGATCCGCATTGACGTCATTGTGCATGGACAG GCCGGGAAATTCAGCCTGATTCCCACCATTATTAATCTGGCCACAGCTCTAACTTCCGTCGGGGTG GGCTCCTTCCTGTGCGACTGGATCTTGCTAACATTCATGAACAAAAACAAGGTCTACAGCCATAAGAAATTTGACAAGGTGTGTACGCCGAGCCGCCCCTCAGGTAGCTGGCCTGTGACCCTTGCCCGTGTTTTGGGCCAGGCCCCACCCCAACCCGGCCACTGCTCCGAGGACCAGCACCCCAGCCCTCCATCAGGCCAGGAGGGCCAACAAGGGGCAGAGTGTGGCCCAGCCTTCCCACCCCTGCGGCTTTGCCCCACCTCTGCCCCATCTGAGCAGATCACTCCTGCCTCCGAGCCTGCCCCACAAGCCTCCACACCCACAGACCCCAAAGGTTTGGCCCAACTCTGA
- the P2RX2 gene encoding P2X purinoceptor 2 isoform X4, which yields MAAAQPKSPAGATARRLVRGCWSALWDYETPKVIVVRLHRAEKLPGERDGPGELHHHQGQGDHHVRAQSVGRGGVCEAPGGLRTGRCVPYYQGPSKTCEVFGWCPVEDGASVSQFLGTMAPNFTILIKNSIHYPKFHFSKGNIADRTDGYLKRCTFHEASDLYCPIFKLGFIVEKAGESFAELAYKGGVIGVIINWDCDLDLPASECNPKYSFRRLDPKHVPASSGYNFRFAKYYQINGTTTRTLIKAYGIRIDVIVHGQAGKFSLIPTIINLATALTSVGVGSFLCDWILLTFMNKNKVYSHKKFDKVCTPSRPSGSWPVTLARVLGQAPPQPGHCSEDQHPSPPSGQEGQQGAECGPAFPPLRLCPTSAPSEQITPASEPAPQASTPTDPKGLAQL from the exons ATGGCCGCCGCCCAGCCCAAGTCCCCCGCGGGGGCGACCGCCCGGCGCCTGGTCCGGGGCTGCTGGTCCGCCCTCTGGGACTACGAGACGCCCAAGGTGATCGTG GTACGTCTTCATCGTGCAGAAAAGCTACCAGGAGAGCGAGACGGGCCCGGAGAGCTCCATCATCACCAAGGTCAAGGGGATCACCACGTCCGAGCACAAAGTGTGGGACGTGGAGGAGTATGTGAAGCCCCCGGAG GCCTGCGGACCGGGCGCTGTGTGCCCTATTACCAGGGGCCCTCCAAGACCTGCGAGGTGTTCGGCTGGTGCCCGGTGGAAGATGGGGCCTCCGTCAG CCAATTTCTGGGTACCATGGCCCCAAATTTCACCATCCTCATCAAGAACAGCATCCACTACCCCAAATTCCACTTCTCCAA gGGCAACATCGCGGACCGCACAGATGGGTACCTGAAGCGCTGCACGTTCCACGAGGCCTCCGACCTCTACTGCCCCATCTTCAAGCTGGGCTTTATTGTGGAAAAGGCTGGGGAGAGCTTCGCGGAGCTCGCATACAAG GGTGGTGTCATCGGGGTCATTATCAACTGGGACTGTGACCTGGACCTGCCCGCGTCGGAGTGTAACCCCAAATACTCCTTCCGGAGGCTTGACCCCAAGCACGTGCCTGCCTCGTCAGGCTACAACTTCAG GTTTGCCAAGTACTACCAGATCAATGGTACCACCACCCGCACGCTCATCAAGGCCTACGGGATCCGCATTGACGTCATTGTGCATGGACAG GCCGGGAAATTCAGCCTGATTCCCACCATTATTAATCTGGCCACAGCTCTAACTTCCGTCGGGGTG GGCTCCTTCCTGTGCGACTGGATCTTGCTAACATTCATGAACAAAAACAAGGTCTACAGCCATAAGAAATTTGACAAGGTGTGTACGCCGAGCCGCCCCTCAGGTAGCTGGCCTGTGACCCTTGCCCGTGTTTTGGGCCAGGCCCCACCCCAACCCGGCCACTGCTCCGAGGACCAGCACCCCAGCCCTCCATCAGGCCAGGAGGGCCAACAAGGGGCAGAGTGTGGCCCAGCCTTCCCACCCCTGCGGCTTTGCCCCACCTCTGCCCCATCTGAGCAGATCACTCCTGCCTCCGAGCCTGCCCCACAAGCCTCCACACCCACAGACCCCAAAGGTTTGGCCCAACTCTGA